The Syngnathus typhle isolate RoL2023-S1 ecotype Sweden linkage group LG6, RoL_Styp_1.0, whole genome shotgun sequence genome has a window encoding:
- the LOC133155306 gene encoding zona pellucida-like domain-containing protein 1 — protein MPHSNKMSLIPLCLPLLAILLHPTLCLYNCSSEYDRLPDSSDLTADCGITTITLELNLCTAQWAGFNSSSMALNGEHNVTECQGSIDSSVDPPIIRYLLPVNHSDQNPCRQSLQIVDETPDPTGPFSNFLSIQSVIITGFVDTPRTEQGVISYNTDLYYHFSCRYPLEYLVNNTQIVASSVSVATNDNNGSFVDTLKMNVYNDSDYGYPLIVPSSGLQLRTRIYVEVKAVNLTANFHVLLDHCFGTPSAYNVSQTEQHNFFTGCSVDTMAAINTNGNSDFARFDFEAFRFVQHHDQTKSSIYLHCIVRLCEPTKCEELLNACNKRKKRSLTPFGQEGRDSATLSVGPLYTSGEGDNNLESRNNDLNVTGLVVGVVFGSAACALLVLGGWFVLKRFWRTRHLPHDFN, from the exons ATGCCGCATTCTAACAAGATGAGTCTCATCCCCCTTTGTCTTCCTCTGCTGGCCATACTGCTGCATCCCACCCTCTGCCTCTACAATTGCTCCTCTGAGTATGACAGGCTCCCAG ATAGCTCAGACCTGACAGCCGACTGCGGCATCACCACGATCACGCTGGAGCTCAACCTGTGCACGGCCCAGTGGGCGGGATTCAATTCGTCTAGCATGGCGCTAAACGGGGAGCACAACGTGACAGAGTGCCAGGGTTCCATTGACTCCAGTGTGGATCCCCCCATCATTCGTTACCTGCTTCCGGTCAACCACAGTGACCAAAACCCCTGCCGACAATCCCTGCAG ATTGTGGATGAGACTCCGGACCCCACGGGACCCTTCAGCAACTTCCTCAGCATCCAGTCGGTCATCATCACAGGCTTCGTCGACACCCCCAGAACTGAGCAGGGCGTGATCAGTTACAACACGGACCTCTACTATCATTTCTCCTGCCGCTATCCCTTAGAGTACCTTGTCAACAACACACAGATAGTGGC CTCTTCGGTTTCGGTGGCAACGAATGACAACAATGGAAGCTTCGTTGACACGCTAAAAATGAACGTCTATAAT GACTCCGACTATGGCTACCCGTTAATCGTCCCCTCGTCAGGACTACAGCTACGAACGAGGATCTACGTGGAAGTAAAGGCTGTGAACCTGACTGCAAA CTTCCACGTGCTGTTGGATCACTGCTTCGGAACTCCCAGTGCTTATAATGTGTCGCAAACCGAGCAACACAATTTCTTCACTGG GTGTTCAGTGGACACAATGGCGGCAATAAATACCAACGGGAACTCGGATTTTGCCCGCTTTGATTTTGAGGCCTTCCGCTTTGTTCAACACCATGATCAGACCAAGTCTAGCATCTACCTACATTGCATTGTCAGACTCTGTGAGCCCACTAAATGTGAAGAACTCTTGAAC GCTTgtaacaagagaaaaaaaaggtcctTGACTCCTTTCGGACAGGAGGGAAGAGACTCAGCCACTCTTTCCGTTGGACCACTTTACACCTCCGGAGAAG GTGACAATAATTTGGAATCTCGGAATAATGACCTGAATGTGACGGGCCTGGTTGTTGGGGTGGTTTTTGGATCGGCCGCCTGCGCTCTGTTGGTTCTTGGCGGCTGGTTTGTACTCAAGAGGTTTTGGAGGACGCGCCATTTACCTCATGACTTCAACTGA
- the LOC133156169 gene encoding uncharacterized protein LOC133156169: MHSEKVIVIICTFAILAISAYPHRGTRDVTWTDSKANQAQPKSEITKEADKIYKSQIDDSSLYHNEDEYNKNPFTDEMQRKIIGESDRLRARLHQELAQLRERLAPSPAHLASMLASVRERLAPLAQQLDNNTHGLCNQLKMYVSPEVNPYPEVHGWMTQELEQSASKMADILAEFMSQTREVTERLREMSEVEVTHEDFWRGFSSRLESEVKSLKAEVQNSLETLKAELADQSESVRPLKAAVECFCQLQTSQARIERLLTSMEEELEVQLSSSHPVYSGGLLQEDFSVKLSALIQDILHSVQ; encoded by the exons atgcattcagaaaaagtgatcgtCATCATTTGCACCTTTGCCATCTTGGCAATTTcag cttACCCACATCGTGGCACCAGGGATGTGACCTGGACTGATTCCAAGGCCAATCAGGCTCAACCCAAATCAGAAATCACAAAAGAAGCAGA TAAAATCTACAAGAGCCAAATTGACGACAGCAGCCTCTACCACAACGAGGACGAGTACAACAAAAACCCGTTTACGGATGAAATGCAGCGTAAGATCATCGGGGAGTCAGACCGCCTTCGAGCCCGTTTGCATCAGGAACTGGCACAGCTGAGGGAGAGGCTGGCTCCGTCCCCAGCCCACCTCGCCTCCATGCTGGCCAGCGTGAGGGAACGCTTGGCCCCGCTCGCCCAGCAACTCGACAACAACACACACGGCCTGTGCAACCAGCTCAAGATGTACGTCAGTCCGGAGGTCAACCCGTATCCGGAGGTCCACGGCTGGATGACGCAAGAGCTGGAGCAGAGTGCCTCCAAGATGGCTGACATCCTAGCTGAATTTATGTCTCAAACCAGAGAGGTGACGGAACGCCTGAGAGAGATGAGTGAGGTGGAGGTGACTCATGAGGATTTCTGGCGTGGATTTAGTTCTAGGCTAGAATCAGAAGTGAAGTCACTCAAGGCAGAGGTGCAGAATAGTTTGGAGACTCTTAAAGCAGAACTCGCCGATCAGTCTGAAAGCGTGCGGCCCCTCAAGGCTGCGGTGGAATGCTTCTGCCAACTCCAAACTTCTCAAGCCAGGATTGAGAGATTGCTCACGTCAATGGAGGAGGAGCTGGAAGTCCAGTTGAGTTCTTCCCACCCTGTATATTCTGGTGGCTTATTGCAGGAAGACTTCTCTGTCAAACTGTCCGCTCTCATCCAGGACATTTTGCATTCAGTGCAGTGA
- the LOC133155977 gene encoding chondrolectin-like: MDFMRLFGALIAFLFHNGCASKINGQRICRRGTERPCYKVSYIQDSRRRLTYQDARQACRSDGGDLLSIETESEQRLIERFIQQLHAADGDFWIGLRRSPQRFRTGSVNPGCPSQYFWLDGSKAKFRNWHWDEPSCGGETCVVLYYQPSAPPDEEGHFLFQWNDDNCNAKNNYVCKYPKEKTTVFTEAGRGNAAHAVPTVMPNIFFTTSSGETIKVGMPESSVSFSDNSLYVPYILYATIPALLLLLLAVSGFFCYKQAKRRKSKTKNSTGQPKPWMPTEASTCPIQGPYAFSDITRLSHLTPDSTLPADFKTKYPYAATKEPQWNEYENVYLADRESGFVTNDIYETTGAHCRPQPGWVENEIYG; the protein is encoded by the exons ATGGATTTTATGAGGCTGTTCGGCGCCCTGATCGCCTTCCTCTTCCACAATGGGTGCGCTTCTAAAATCAATG GCCAAAGGATCTGCCGGCGAGGGACGGAGCGTCCATGCTATAAAGTGTCCTACATCCAGGACAGCAGGCGAAGGCTGACGTACCAAGACGCCAGACAGGCCTGCAGATCGGACGGAGGAGATCTCCTCAGCATCGAAACAGAAAGCGAGCAGCGACTGATCGAAAGATTCATACAGCAGCTCCACGCCGCCGATGGAGATTTCTGGATTGGCCTTCGACGCAGCCCGCAGCGTTTCAGGACTGGCAGCGTCAACCCGGGATGCCCGTCCCAGTACTTTTGGCTGGACGGGAGCAAAGCCAAGTtcag GAACTGGCACTGGGACGAGCCTTCCTGCGGCGGGGAAACGTGTGTGGTTCTTTACTACCAACCGTCTGCACCACCCGATGAGGAAGGCCATTTCCTCTTCCAGTGGAATGACGACAACTGCAATGCCAAGAACAACTACGTTTGCAAATATCCAAAAG AGAAGACGACAGTATTTACAGAAGCAGGGCGAGGGAACGCAGCACATGCAG TTCCTACAGTGATGCCAAATATATTCTTCACAACATCAAGTGGCGAGACGATTAAAGTAGGAATGCCTGAGTCATCAG TATCTTTCTCCGACAACTCCTTGTATGTTCCCTACATCCTGTACGCAACCATTCCTGCACTACTGCTGCTATTGCTTGCGGTTTCGGGCTTCTTCTGCTACAAACAAGCTAAGCG GAGAAAGTCAAAAACCAAAAACTCAACCGGCCAACCAAAACCATGGATGCCCACCGAAGCATCAACTTGCCCTATTCAAGGACCCTATGCCTTCAGTGACATCACCAGACTTTCTCACCTGACTCCGGACAGCACCCTACCAGCTGACTTCAAAACCAAGTACCCGTATGCTGCTACAAAGGAACCCCAGTGGAATGAGTATGAGAATGTATATTTAGCGGACAGGGAGAGCGGCTTCGTGACAAATGACATCTACGAGACCACTGGAGCTCACTGTCGCCCTCAGCCTGGTTGGGTCGAAAATGAGATCTATGGGTAG